From a single Nostoc edaphicum CCNP1411 genomic region:
- a CDS encoding fatty acid desaturase: protein MPLDTITFNNPPGGETFEDATKLPFTLGDLKAAIPAECFQPNVTKSLFYFFRDILIIGLLYAVASYLDSWLFFPIFWLMQGTMFWALFVVGHDCGHQSFSKHKWLNDLIGHLSHTPILVPYHGWRISHRTHHKNTGNIDNDESWYPVTESQYKEMPLAQKIGRYYVFLLAYPVYLFKRSPNKEGSHFLPSSSLFKPSEKWDVLTSTVLLIGMIGLLGFLTYQWGWMWLLKYYAVPYLVFIIWLDLVTFLHHTEPDIPWYRGEDWTFLKGAISSIDRDYGLVNHIHHDIGTHVAHHIFLNIPHYNLLKATEAIKPVMGEYFHKSEEPIWKSLWNSCVSCHFVPDTGSKVYYTSNNKLAKD, encoded by the coding sequence GTGCCATTAGATACCATCACATTCAATAATCCTCCTGGCGGTGAAACGTTTGAGGATGCAACTAAATTGCCTTTTACACTTGGGGATTTAAAAGCTGCAATCCCTGCTGAATGCTTTCAGCCCAATGTGACAAAATCACTTTTTTACTTCTTTCGTGACATCCTGATTATTGGTCTGCTTTATGCAGTTGCTTCTTACCTGGATTCTTGGCTTTTCTTCCCGATTTTCTGGCTAATGCAAGGAACGATGTTTTGGGCTTTGTTTGTAGTCGGACATGACTGCGGACATCAATCTTTTTCTAAGCATAAATGGCTCAATGATTTGATTGGACATCTTTCTCACACACCAATACTTGTTCCTTATCATGGTTGGCGGATTAGTCACAGAACTCATCACAAAAATACTGGCAATATCGATAACGATGAAAGCTGGTATCCTGTGACCGAATCACAATATAAGGAGATGCCTTTAGCCCAAAAGATCGGCAGATATTATGTTTTTCTTTTGGCTTATCCTGTGTATTTGTTTAAGCGTTCTCCTAATAAGGAAGGCTCCCACTTTTTGCCCAGTAGTTCTCTTTTCAAACCATCGGAAAAATGGGATGTCCTCACTAGTACTGTACTTTTGATTGGCATGATAGGTTTGCTCGGTTTCCTCACCTACCAATGGGGTTGGATGTGGTTGCTGAAATATTATGCTGTACCCTACCTTGTGTTTATAATTTGGCTAGATTTGGTGACATTTTTGCATCATACTGAGCCAGATATTCCCTGGTATCGTGGAGAAGATTGGACTTTCCTGAAAGGCGCGATTTCTAGTATTGACCGTGATTATGGTTTGGTTAATCATATCCATCACGATATTGGTACTCATGTTGCTCACCACATATTCCTTAACATCCCTCACTACAATTTGCTGAAGGCAACTGAGGCAATAAAACCAGTGATGGGTGAGTATTTCCACAAATCGGAAGAACCCATTTGGAAGTCATTATGGAATTCATGTGTCAGCTGCCATTTTGTACCTGATACTGGTAGTAAGGTTTACTACACATCTAACAACAAGTTAGCTAAAGACTAA
- a CDS encoding NYN domain-containing protein produces the protein MIITNFSKQRNEFKESKVLKAKPHWQGQNLSDTAVKGKDTKMRDPATDSSIFNSLNRGRVAIFIDGLSLFHTALQLGIEIDYVKLLCHLTNGSRLLRAFFYTGVDLSNEKQQGFLLWMRRNGYRVVAKELVLAAENFKKSNLNVEIAVDMITLAPYYDTAVLVSGDGDLAYAVNAVSRMGVRVEVVSLQTTTSESLIDVADCFIDLDSIKTHIQKDSNLGYSYRTASNSNL, from the coding sequence ATGATTATAACTAATTTTAGCAAACAAAGAAATGAATTTAAGGAATCTAAAGTACTCAAAGCTAAACCCCATTGGCAAGGGCAGAATTTGAGCGATACTGCTGTCAAAGGTAAAGATACCAAGATGCGAGATCCTGCAACTGATAGTTCGATTTTTAATAGTTTAAATCGTGGTCGAGTTGCTATTTTTATTGATGGTTTAAGTCTGTTTCATACAGCTTTGCAACTGGGCATAGAAATTGACTATGTTAAATTGCTTTGTCATTTAACCAACGGTTCAAGACTATTGCGTGCTTTCTTCTATACTGGGGTTGATCTCAGCAATGAAAAGCAACAGGGCTTTTTGTTGTGGATGCGTCGTAATGGCTATCGTGTAGTGGCAAAAGAGCTTGTCCTGGCAGCAGAGAATTTCAAAAAATCAAATCTGAATGTAGAAATTGCTGTAGATATGATAACTTTAGCTCCTTATTATGATACTGCGGTTTTAGTCAGTGGGGATGGAGATTTAGCTTATGCTGTAAACGCTGTCAGCAGAATGGGTGTTCGAGTGGAAGTGGTGAGTCTACAAACAACGACTAGTGAAAGTTTGATTGATGTTGCTGACTGCTTTATTGACCTCGATAGTATTAAAACACACATTCAAAAAGATTCTAATCTTGGCTATAGTTATCGAACAGCGTCAAATTCAAACCTTTAA
- a CDS encoding response regulator transcription factor, translating into MDILIVEDEPEIAHLIELSLQKEGFFCRTSRDGLNALQMFQEQPPDLIILDLMIPGLDGLEVCARIRQKPGAKDPYILMLTAKGEEIDRVIGLSTGADDYMVKPFSPRELVARVRALLRRSLRQGGQHQINRTQHFIVDVDQRTASRQMNSQEVEILDLTTLEFNLLTTFVSNPGRVWNRTQLIDKLWGDNFFGDERVVDTHVARLRKKIEPDPANPTFIKTVVGVGYKFEDPLVA; encoded by the coding sequence ATGGATATTTTAATAGTTGAAGATGAACCAGAAATTGCTCATTTAATCGAACTCTCTTTACAAAAAGAAGGATTTTTTTGTCGCACTAGCCGCGATGGTCTGAATGCTTTGCAGATGTTTCAGGAGCAACCACCTGATTTAATCATTCTAGATTTAATGATTCCGGGTTTGGATGGGTTGGAAGTTTGTGCCAGAATTCGCCAGAAACCAGGTGCAAAAGATCCTTACATTTTGATGCTCACAGCTAAGGGTGAAGAAATCGATCGCGTCATTGGTTTGTCTACTGGTGCTGATGATTACATGGTAAAACCCTTTAGCCCCAGAGAATTGGTAGCTAGAGTGCGGGCACTATTACGGCGTAGCCTCCGCCAAGGAGGACAACATCAAATCAATCGTACCCAACATTTTATTGTCGATGTAGACCAGCGCACTGCCAGTCGCCAGATGAATTCTCAGGAAGTTGAAATTTTGGACTTAACTACCCTAGAATTTAACTTGCTAACTACCTTTGTCAGCAATCCTGGTCGAGTTTGGAATCGCACCCAACTAATTGATAAACTTTGGGGAGATAACTTTTTTGGCGATGAACGAGTGGTGGATACTCATGTAGCTCGGTTGCGAAAAAAGATTGAACCTGATCCGGCAAATCCCACTTTTATTAAAACTGTTGTTGGGGTGGGCTATAAATTTGAAGATCCTCTGGTGGCGTAA
- a CDS encoding sensor histidine kinase, with amino-acid sequence MKMGLRGRLFFSHLVVMIVGVASLVSISKISSPHLFVLHLERLENRGFDLINIRTELVTGFEFAWQRSTIWSVLVGTTAAGGLSFWVSRRIMQRLTEMEQITQKFAAGQMDARLPVSDIPELSGLSASFNRMAASLEGVEARRREVIGDMTHELRTPLTVVRGYLEELADGEIEASPEIYRRLAKETRRLERLVNDLQELSKAEAGYLPINIQRVNLRPLLESLVEKFTDQLLEDGPVLLLKCPSILPSVLADVDRTEQVLVNLLGNAVRYTNEGSITISVGTEASQLWIAVVDTGIGIAPENLLHVFERFWRADQSRDRHSGGTGIGLTISRRLIELQGGQIQVESELGVGSTFRFFLPLA; translated from the coding sequence ATGAAGATGGGGCTGCGAGGACGCCTATTTTTCTCCCACTTAGTAGTAATGATCGTGGGAGTAGCGAGTCTGGTGAGCATCAGCAAAATCTCTTCCCCCCACTTGTTTGTCTTGCATTTGGAACGATTAGAAAACCGGGGGTTCGACTTAATCAATATCCGCACTGAATTGGTTACAGGATTTGAATTTGCTTGGCAACGAAGCACTATTTGGTCAGTCTTAGTGGGCACAACCGCCGCCGGAGGATTGAGTTTCTGGGTATCCAGACGGATTATGCAGCGGTTGACTGAGATGGAACAAATCACCCAAAAATTTGCTGCTGGTCAGATGGATGCACGACTACCTGTATCTGACATTCCTGAACTCAGTGGACTGAGTGCTAGTTTCAACCGGATGGCAGCCAGTTTAGAAGGGGTTGAAGCGCGGCGGCGAGAAGTGATTGGAGATATGACCCATGAATTACGAACACCGTTAACCGTGGTGCGCGGTTACTTGGAAGAACTGGCTGATGGGGAAATTGAGGCGTCTCCTGAAATCTATCGGCGTTTAGCTAAAGAAACTAGGCGCTTAGAACGGTTAGTGAACGATTTACAAGAACTATCTAAGGCAGAAGCGGGTTATCTGCCAATTAATATCCAACGGGTAAATCTGCGTCCGTTGTTAGAGTCATTAGTGGAGAAATTTACCGACCAACTGCTAGAAGATGGGCCAGTTCTGCTCTTAAAATGTCCATCTATCCTACCTTCTGTATTGGCAGATGTTGACCGTACAGAACAGGTGTTGGTTAATCTGCTAGGTAATGCAGTACGTTACACTAACGAAGGTTCGATTACCATTAGTGTTGGGACTGAAGCATCTCAACTCTGGATTGCGGTTGTGGATACAGGTATTGGTATTGCTCCAGAAAATTTGCTTCATGTGTTTGAACGCTTCTGGCGAGCCGACCAATCGCGCGATCGCCATTCGGGAGGTACTGGTATTGGTTTAACTATTTCCCGTCGTTTGATTGAACTACAAGGCGGTCAAATTCAGGTTGAAAGCGAATTGGGAGTTGGTAGTACGTTTCGGTTTTTTCTACCTTTGGCTTGA
- a CDS encoding succinate--CoA ligase subunit alpha — MNLTPESKVLIQGFCEFISSTHVAQMKAYGTNLVAGVNPGCGGQELHGLPVFDLVEEVIEQFGAIDTTIICVDPYDVLDAALEAIASNIRQIIIITAGVPPLDMVQLLRKAEACETLVIGPNSPGIIVPGKILLGTQPSEFYTPGSVGIVSRSSTLTYEIAYELTKAGLGQSISVSIGSDAIVGSSFLQWLQILDEDETTQAIVLVGQPGGGSEEAAARYITEAIDKPVIAYIAGRQAPPGKTWRQTGTLATVIGRDPNFGTAQSKLAAFKEAEVPVAERPSQIPELLRKEIN, encoded by the coding sequence ATGAACCTAACGCCAGAAAGTAAAGTCTTAATTCAAGGCTTTTGTGAATTTATATCAAGCACTCATGTTGCTCAAATGAAAGCTTATGGCACAAATTTAGTAGCTGGTGTCAATCCTGGATGCGGCGGACAGGAATTGCATGGACTGCCAGTATTTGATTTAGTAGAGGAAGTAATAGAACAATTTGGGGCAATTGACACGACGATTATTTGTGTAGATCCTTACGATGTCTTAGATGCGGCATTAGAAGCGATCGCATCTAATATTCGCCAGATCATTATTATCACCGCTGGCGTGCCGCCTTTAGATATGGTGCAATTACTCCGCAAAGCCGAAGCCTGTGAAACTTTGGTAATCGGGCCAAATAGTCCGGGGATCATTGTACCGGGAAAAATTCTCTTAGGGACTCAACCTAGTGAATTTTATACCCCTGGTTCTGTGGGGATCGTTAGTCGTAGCAGTACTCTTACTTACGAGATCGCCTACGAATTAACAAAAGCAGGTTTAGGACAATCGATTAGTGTCAGTATTGGTAGTGATGCGATCGTTGGTTCCTCATTTCTGCAATGGCTGCAAATTCTCGATGAGGATGAAACCACACAGGCGATCGTTTTAGTCGGTCAACCTGGTGGTGGTAGTGAAGAAGCAGCAGCCCGATACATTACTGAAGCAATTGATAAACCAGTAATTGCCTACATTGCCGGCCGACAAGCACCACCAGGAAAAACTTGGCGTCAAACTGGGACTTTAGCAACGGTTATCGGACGCGATCCTAATTTTGGCACAGCCCAAAGTAAATTAGCTGCTTTCAAAGAAGCGGAAGTTCCGGTAGCTGAACGCCCTTCTCAGATTCCAGAATTATTGAGAAAAGAGATTAACTAA
- a CDS encoding succinate--CoA ligase subunit beta, whose product MDLLEYQVKEWFGKIGIPVLPSQRIDHPTDLKRLKIRFPIVLKSQVHGAERAKAGGVRFAQTTIDAIAAAQNIFSLPIWGELPEVVLAESKYDANQEFYLAVVLDTAVCRPVLLGCKEADIDWESAGERMHHVVVEQEFSPFYARRLALKMGLQGTLMQSVSSVVEKMYQLFIQKDLDLVEINPLAVSATSQVMALNGKVRVNERAIKRHPDLAEMAAKIISRHSSTEINSILGNWNGVKMHGKIGILGNGTGSVMATLDLVANAGGNPGVCLNLRHAFLTDTRPTTFRDRLETSLKILEADKSIQVILINFLGSIPQIEEVTEVIARFVQQENSELQSQVVHSNGSKNSRERNFTPLLVRLAGSEFKAARKYLATLKTHTDALLVVENLDEAVAAAVLLAKPTVNKK is encoded by the coding sequence ATGGATTTATTAGAGTATCAAGTTAAAGAATGGTTTGGGAAGATAGGCATTCCAGTATTGCCTTCCCAACGAATTGATCATCCTACAGATTTGAAACGTTTAAAAATTCGCTTTCCAATTGTACTGAAATCTCAAGTACATGGCGCGGAACGGGCAAAAGCAGGTGGAGTCAGGTTTGCCCAAACGACTATCGATGCGATCGCAGCTGCTCAAAATATCTTTAGTTTACCAATATGGGGCGAATTGCCGGAAGTTGTGCTGGCAGAGTCTAAATACGACGCCAACCAGGAATTTTATCTCGCAGTAGTTTTAGATACCGCTGTCTGCCGACCAGTACTTTTAGGTTGCAAAGAAGCAGACATCGATTGGGAATCTGCTGGGGAAAGAATGCACCATGTTGTCGTAGAACAAGAATTCTCGCCATTTTATGCCCGACGATTGGCTTTAAAAATGGGTTTGCAAGGAACGCTGATGCAGTCGGTAAGCAGCGTTGTGGAGAAGATGTACCAGTTATTTATCCAAAAAGACCTGGATTTAGTCGAAATTAATCCCTTGGCAGTCAGCGCTACTAGTCAAGTTATGGCTCTTAATGGTAAAGTCAGGGTCAACGAACGAGCGATCAAGCGTCATCCCGATCTCGCCGAGATGGCGGCAAAAATTATCAGTCGTCATAGCAGTACTGAAATCAACAGTATTTTAGGCAACTGGAATGGTGTAAAGATGCACGGAAAAATCGGTATTTTAGGTAATGGTACTGGTTCAGTGATGGCAACTTTAGATTTAGTCGCTAATGCTGGTGGCAATCCAGGTGTTTGTTTGAATCTACGTCATGCTTTCCTCACAGATACTAGACCAACTACCTTCCGCGATCGCTTGGAGACAAGTCTGAAAATCCTGGAGGCTGACAAAAGTATTCAAGTAATACTAATTAACTTTCTGGGTAGCATTCCTCAAATTGAGGAAGTGACTGAAGTTATAGCCAGATTTGTCCAGCAGGAAAATAGCGAACTTCAATCACAGGTTGTACATTCTAATGGCAGTAAAAATAGCCGAGAGCGAAATTTTACACCCTTGCTTGTCCGTCTTGCTGGTTCTGAATTTAAGGCTGCTAGAAAATATTTAGCAACACTAAAAACCCACACTGATGCGCTCCTCGTGGTAGAAAATTTAGATGAGGCAGTAGCGGCAGCGGTTCTTCTTGCTAAACCAACGGTTAATAAGAAGTAG
- a CDS encoding filamentous hemagglutinin N-terminal domain-containing protein, which produces MYQSRSGRYWKLRLVGVLVFTGTLAFSGSRALSQITPDDTLGFENSIVTPKVIDRLPTDQIDGGAIRDTNLFHSFEQFSVRTGSAAYFNNAANIKNIITRVTGKSISNIDGILKANNQANLFLINPNGIIFGPNASLNIGGSFVASTASSLNFANDTKFSTTDPKTIPLLIVSVPTGLQFGANAGFIRNESQASPNQATNRLNAAVGLQVQSGKTLALVGGDITLEGGNLTAKGGRIELGSVAGNSLVSLKPTNQGWVLGYEGVQNFQNIQLMQRTVNSSAKPSQVDVSGEGSGDIQVQGRRILLTGFSQILANTLGSQSGGNLTVTGSESVELIGPGTPLTAVTFGAGDAGDLTITTGQLIVRNGAQVRNGAQVGNVEQSLGSGGKLTVNASDSVDLIGGFSFGRSFSFSGLFSGTPDVGNAGDITINTGKLRIQGGAQVTTQSSGTLALNKYFPATGKGGNLTVNASESIEITGVSPNGSTSSGLSAFTNGPGDAGKVTIDTNKLIIRDGATITVSSGLPGLPQDVIYQGDVSNLGAAGNLNVNARSIFLDTKGKLTSNSESGKGGNITLQVRDLLLMRRNSQISTNAGGDKTGGNITINALNGFVVATPFGNNDITANAFSGSGGKITITTKNIFGFVPRTRANVERLDPKEINPNNLRTSDITAFSQQNPSLNGTVQINSPDADPSKGLVELPVNLVDGSQQIAAGCDSGERIARSSFIATGRGGLVADPTQPLIAEDAVLADWITLSPESQKRASGIQTKAVVQAQRNTEEKSQKANSVNEPTQIVEAQGWVTDANGNVVLVAQVPTASPHNSSLTATSCAAN; this is translated from the coding sequence ATGTATCAAAGCCGAAGCGGCCGGTACTGGAAGTTACGTCTAGTGGGTGTTTTAGTATTTACTGGAACACTTGCTTTTTCTGGAAGTCGTGCTTTGTCTCAGATTACACCAGATGACACCTTGGGATTTGAAAATTCAATTGTTACACCCAAGGTGATTGATAGACTCCCTACTGACCAGATCGATGGTGGGGCAATTCGCGATACGAACCTTTTCCACAGCTTTGAACAGTTTTCTGTTCGCACTGGAAGCGCAGCTTATTTCAACAACGCCGCAAATATTAAGAACATCATTACCCGAGTAACAGGTAAATCTATTTCAAATATTGATGGAATTCTTAAAGCTAATAATCAAGCTAATCTGTTTTTGATTAATCCTAACGGGATTATTTTTGGGCCCAATGCTTCTTTAAACATAGGCGGTTCATTTGTAGCAAGTACAGCGAGTAGCCTAAACTTTGCTAATGATACTAAATTTAGTACTACAGATCCCAAAACTATACCTCTACTAATAGTAAGTGTTCCCACTGGCTTACAATTCGGAGCAAATGCAGGTTTCATCCGCAATGAATCCCAAGCTAGTCCAAATCAAGCAACCAATCGCTTAAATGCCGCCGTTGGTCTACAAGTGCAGTCAGGTAAAACCTTGGCACTTGTAGGCGGTGATATAACATTGGAGGGCGGAAATTTAACGGCAAAAGGGGGACGAATTGAGCTAGGAAGTGTTGCTGGCAATAGTCTGGTCAGTCTGAAGCCAACGAACCAAGGTTGGGTCTTAGGTTATGAAGGTGTCCAGAATTTTCAGAACATTCAACTAATGCAGCGAACTGTTAACAGTTCTGCAAAGCCATCTCAGGTAGATGTTAGTGGCGAAGGTAGTGGCGATATTCAGGTGCAGGGTAGGCGCATTCTGTTAACTGGCTTTTCACAGATTTTAGCTAATACCTTGGGTTCCCAATCAGGAGGAAATTTAACGGTGACTGGCTCAGAGTCCGTGGAATTAATTGGCCCCGGCACACCGTTGACGGCTGTGACTTTTGGTGCAGGAGACGCTGGAGACTTAACGATTACAACTGGGCAGTTGATTGTCCGCAATGGAGCACAAGTAAGAAATGGAGCACAAGTTGGGAATGTAGAACAAAGCTTGGGTTCAGGAGGAAAATTGACCGTAAACGCCTCAGATTCTGTGGACTTAATCGGTGGTTTCTCCTTTGGTCGTAGTTTTTCATTCAGTGGATTGTTTAGTGGAACTCCCGATGTTGGAAATGCTGGTGATATAACGATCAATACTGGAAAGTTGCGTATCCAGGGTGGGGCACAAGTAACAACACAGTCTTCAGGAACGCTAGCTCTTAATAAATATTTCCCAGCTACAGGGAAAGGAGGAAATTTGACTGTAAACGCCTCCGAGTCTATAGAAATAACTGGAGTTTCACCTAATGGTTCTACATCCAGTGGCTTGTCTGCTTTTACTAACGGCCCTGGAGATGCAGGGAAAGTGACAATAGATACAAATAAATTAATTATCCGGGATGGGGCTACGATAACTGTGAGCAGCGGACTTCCAGGACTTCCACAGGATGTAATCTATCAAGGGGATGTAAGCAATCTAGGAGCAGCCGGCAATCTAAATGTAAATGCTCGCTCCATATTTCTAGACACCAAAGGAAAACTCACGTCTAATAGTGAATCAGGTAAAGGCGGTAATATTACGCTACAGGTGCGGGACTTATTACTGATGCGCCGCAATAGTCAAATATCCACCAATGCCGGGGGTGATAAAACTGGCGGTAATATCACCATCAATGCACTTAATGGCTTTGTTGTGGCCACTCCCTTCGGAAATAACGATATAACTGCCAACGCCTTTTCTGGCTCTGGTGGTAAAATCACAATCACCACTAAGAATATCTTTGGTTTTGTGCCCCGTACCCGTGCAAATGTAGAAAGGCTTGATCCAAAGGAAATAAACCCGAATAACCTGCGAACAAGTGACATCACCGCATTTTCTCAGCAAAACCCTTCATTAAATGGCACTGTACAAATCAACTCACCAGATGCTGACCCCAGTAAGGGATTAGTGGAATTACCCGTAAATCTGGTTGATGGTTCGCAGCAAATTGCTGCTGGTTGTGATTCTGGTGAAAGAATAGCCAGAAGTTCATTTATTGCTACTGGGCGTGGAGGATTAGTAGCCGATCCCACGCAGCCATTGATAGCTGAGGATGCAGTGCTGGCAGATTGGATCACACTCTCTCCAGAGAGTCAGAAACGTGCTAGCGGTATTCAGACAAAAGCGGTTGTTCAGGCGCAGCGAAACACAGAAGAAAAATCACAGAAAGCTAATTCTGTCAATGAACCTACTCAAATTGTAGAAGCCCAAGGGTGGGTTACAGATGCCAATGGTAACGTGGTTCTGGTTGCTCAAGTACCCACTGCATCGCCCCATAACTCCTCGCTCACCGCTACATCTTGCGCTGCTAATTAG
- the moaA gene encoding GTP 3',8-cyclase MoaA, with protein sequence MNQVDYLRISLIDRCNFRCQYCMPEGVELDYILKQQLLTDEELLTLIQEVFIPVGFNRFRLTGGEPLLRPRVVDLVSAIASFPQTQDLSMTTNGFLLAPMAKNLYNAGLRRINISLDSLDPDIFDQIIGNQGRSRWQQVWQGIQAAHQVGFDPLKLNVVVIPGVNDHEILDLAALTIEKQWHVRFIEFMPIGNVHLFGDRGWVASADLRQQIRDRWGLTESQVRGFGPADVFKIPGAKGTLGFISQMSECFCDRCNRMRLSADGWLRPCLLNETGQIDLKTALRSGTSTAQLQEQVRHLLGIKPEINFKGRDSGILGTYTRTMSQIGG encoded by the coding sequence ATGAACCAGGTAGACTACCTCCGCATTAGTTTAATAGATCGCTGTAACTTTCGTTGTCAATACTGTATGCCAGAGGGAGTAGAACTGGACTATATTCTCAAGCAACAGCTGTTGACTGATGAGGAGTTACTCACCTTAATTCAAGAGGTATTTATTCCAGTAGGCTTTAATCGGTTTCGTTTAACTGGGGGTGAACCCTTATTGCGTCCGCGTGTAGTGGATTTGGTAAGTGCGATCGCTTCTTTTCCCCAAACTCAAGACCTTTCAATGACCACCAACGGTTTTTTGCTGGCTCCGATGGCGAAAAACCTCTACAATGCTGGTCTGCGACGAATTAATATTAGTCTGGACTCTCTTGATCCCGACATTTTTGATCAAATTATTGGTAATCAGGGCCGTTCTCGTTGGCAACAAGTTTGGCAGGGAATTCAAGCTGCTCATCAAGTTGGATTCGACCCACTGAAGCTGAATGTGGTGGTGATTCCAGGCGTTAATGACCACGAAATTCTAGATTTAGCCGCCTTAACAATTGAAAAACAGTGGCACGTTCGATTTATCGAATTTATGCCCATTGGTAATGTGCATTTATTTGGCGATCGCGGTTGGGTAGCTTCAGCCGATTTACGGCAACAAATCCGCGATCGCTGGGGCTTGACAGAATCACAAGTTCGTGGTTTTGGCCCTGCTGATGTCTTTAAAATTCCCGGTGCGAAGGGGACACTGGGATTTATTAGTCAAATGTCAGAATGTTTTTGCGATCGCTGTAATCGGATGCGCCTGAGTGCCGATGGTTGGCTGCGTCCCTGTTTATTGAATGAAACTGGTCAAATAGATTTAAAAACTGCTCTGCGTTCTGGCACTAGCACCGCTCAATTACAAGAGCAGGTGAGGCATTTACTCGGAATCAAGCCAGAAATTAACTTTAAAGGGCGCGATTCTGGCATTTTAGGTACATATACACGCACCATGTCGCAAATTGGTGGTTAG
- the rpsD gene encoding 30S ribosomal protein S4: MSRYRGPRLRIVRRLGDLPGLTRKSARRAYPPGQHGQNRKKRSEYAIRLEEKQKLRFNYGLTEKQLLRYVRKARRVTGSTGQVLLQLLEMRLDNTVFRLGIAPTIPAARQLVNHSHVTVNGRVVNIASYQCRPGETIAVRDRAQSRKLVEANLQYPGLANLPSHLEFDKNKLVGKVNSVIEREWVALQVNELLVVEYYSRQA, translated from the coding sequence ATGTCCCGATATAGAGGGCCACGCCTCAGAATTGTACGCCGCTTGGGCGATTTACCAGGATTGACTCGTAAAAGCGCTAGACGCGCTTACCCACCTGGTCAGCATGGTCAGAACCGTAAAAAGCGCTCTGAGTATGCTATCCGTCTAGAGGAAAAGCAAAAACTCCGCTTCAATTACGGTTTGACTGAAAAGCAATTGCTCCGCTATGTGCGGAAAGCTAGACGTGTTACTGGTTCTACCGGACAAGTGTTGCTGCAATTGCTAGAAATGCGTTTGGATAATACCGTTTTCCGCTTGGGTATAGCCCCGACTATCCCAGCGGCTCGCCAACTGGTGAATCACAGTCACGTAACTGTTAACGGTCGTGTGGTGAATATTGCCAGCTACCAATGCCGTCCTGGTGAAACAATTGCAGTCAGGGATCGGGCACAATCACGCAAATTGGTGGAAGCTAACTTGCAATATCCCGGTTTGGCAAACCTTCCCAGTCATTTGGAGTTTGACAAAAATAAGTTGGTTGGTAAAGTCAACAGCGTTATTGAACGGGAATGGGTGGCATTACAAGTTAATGAACTACTTGTGGTTGAGTACTACTCACGACAAGCGTAA